A portion of the Deinococcus peraridilitoris DSM 19664 genome contains these proteins:
- a CDS encoding adenine deaminase encodes MPDAQTRSRQRLVQVAQGHEQADLVIRNARVVLVQTGEVVQADVAVAEGRFAGLGSYRGHEILDAQGQYLVPGFMDAHVHIESSLLTPRRFAQAVTAHGTTSVVCEPHEIVNVLGVTGLEWMLAAGRESGLRVYASCPSSVPASPFESGAHRLNAQDIQDGLAREGVLGLAEVMNWPGVLGGDAQVWSILAAARGKRVDGHGSGLPDVNAYASAGIHSDHEAVTEDEARARLRAGLWLMVRDGSGARNLEALAPVLREKPRRAMLVTDDTDARELVQDGHLDRVLRNAVRCGLDPLYALALVTMHPAEYWGLHDLGLIAPGYRADFALVRDLQDWRATHTHVADARPTRAMAAPEGGGVDLGHGWRELFLGVPETSPVMGVQAEQIVTLKLPSSTAPTVKLASYARHGQGARVGTARAAGIGLTRGALGLSVQHDAHHLLIAGADDDDIRFCAQTIADMGGGAAVVLRGEVLARLPLPVAGLMSDLEPAEVVRQQQEVEEAARSLGCTLPNALITLSFLGLTVIPSLKVTPDGLFDVEDQKFVHGQQ; translated from the coding sequence ATGCCTGACGCCCAGACCCGCTCCCGTCAACGACTCGTGCAGGTCGCCCAAGGACACGAGCAGGCCGACCTGGTGATCCGGAACGCGCGGGTGGTGCTGGTGCAGACCGGTGAGGTCGTGCAAGCCGACGTGGCCGTGGCCGAGGGACGCTTTGCCGGGCTGGGCAGCTATCGGGGCCATGAAATCCTCGACGCTCAGGGTCAATATCTCGTGCCGGGCTTCATGGACGCGCACGTTCACATCGAAAGCAGCCTGCTCACGCCACGCCGCTTCGCGCAGGCCGTCACCGCACACGGCACGACCAGCGTGGTGTGCGAGCCGCACGAGATCGTCAACGTGCTGGGTGTCACGGGACTGGAGTGGATGCTCGCGGCGGGCCGCGAAAGTGGTCTGCGGGTCTATGCCAGCTGTCCCTCAAGCGTTCCCGCGAGCCCTTTCGAGTCGGGTGCGCACCGTCTGAACGCCCAGGACATTCAGGACGGTCTGGCCCGTGAGGGCGTGCTGGGCCTGGCGGAGGTCATGAACTGGCCGGGCGTGCTGGGCGGTGACGCGCAGGTCTGGTCCATTCTCGCGGCGGCGCGGGGCAAGCGCGTCGACGGGCACGGTTCGGGCCTGCCGGACGTGAATGCCTACGCCTCAGCGGGCATTCACAGCGACCACGAAGCCGTGACGGAAGACGAGGCCCGTGCCCGCCTGCGCGCCGGGCTGTGGCTGATGGTGCGTGACGGGTCGGGCGCGCGCAACCTCGAAGCCCTCGCGCCCGTGCTGCGCGAGAAACCGCGCCGGGCCATGCTGGTCACGGATGACACCGACGCGCGTGAACTGGTGCAGGACGGTCATCTCGACCGGGTGCTGCGCAACGCCGTACGCTGCGGACTCGATCCGCTGTACGCGCTGGCGCTGGTCACCATGCACCCGGCCGAGTACTGGGGCCTGCACGACCTCGGCCTGATCGCGCCCGGTTACCGCGCGGACTTTGCCCTTGTCAGAGATTTGCAGGACTGGCGCGCCACACACACCCACGTCGCCGATGCCCGACCCACCCGAGCGATGGCCGCGCCGGAAGGGGGAGGGGTCGATCTGGGACACGGCTGGCGCGAGCTGTTCTTGGGCGTCCCCGAAACCTCACCCGTCATGGGCGTGCAGGCCGAGCAGATCGTGACCCTCAAACTGCCTTCGTCCACGGCGCCCACCGTCAAGCTGGCGTCTTACGCGCGGCACGGTCAGGGCGCGCGGGTTGGCACCGCGCGTGCAGCCGGGATCGGCCTGACGCGCGGCGCGCTCGGTCTGAGCGTGCAGCATGACGCGCATCACCTGCTGATCGCCGGGGCAGACGATGACGACATCCGCTTTTGCGCGCAGACCATCGCGGACATGGGCGGCGGCGCCGCCGTGGTGCTTCGGGGTGAGGTGCTGGCGCGTCTGCCCCTGCCAGTGGCCGGACTGATGAGCGACCTCGAACCTGCCGAGGTGGTGCGTCAGCAGCAGGAGGTCGAAGAGGCGGCGCGCAGCCTGGGCTGCACCCTGCCCAACGCGCTGATCACCCTGAGCTTCCTGGGACTGACGGTGATTCCCAGCCTCAAGGTGACCCCGGACGGACTTTTCGACGTGGAAGACCAGAAGTTCGTGCATGGACAGCAGTGA